The following are encoded in a window of Physeter macrocephalus isolate SW-GA chromosome 9, ASM283717v5, whole genome shotgun sequence genomic DNA:
- the CCIN gene encoding calicin encodes MKLEFTEKNYNSFVLQNLNKQRKRKEYWDMALTVDHHVFFAHRNVLAAVSPLVKSLISNHDMKTTDELFITIDPNYLSPTTVDQLLDYFYSGKVVISEQNVEELLRGAHYFNTPRLRIHCSDFLIKSIRRANCLRYLFLAELFELKEVSDLAYSGIRDNFHYWASPEASMHFLRCPPVIFGRLLRDENLHVLNEDQALSALINWVSFRKDEREKYFKKFFNYINLNAVSTKTLMYASNKLMGMENSSAHATLIESVLVDRRQERPTSLLSYQRKGALLDSVVILGGQKAHGKFNDGVFAYIIQENLWLKLSEMPYRAAALSATSAGRYIYISGGTTEQISGLKTAWRYDMDDNCWTKLPDLPIGLVFHTMVTCGGTVYSVGGSIAPRRYVSNIYRYDERKEAWCLAGKMSIPMDGTAVITKGDWNLYIVTGRCLVKGYISRVGVVDCFDTNTGDVVQCITFPIEFNHRPLLSFHQDNILCVYSHRQSVEINLQKIKANKTTTSVPLLPNNCPLDVSHAICSIGDNKVFVCGGVSTASDVQTKDYTINPNAYMLDQNAGEWKTLAPPPEALDCPACCLAKLPCKILQRI; translated from the coding sequence ATGAAATTGGAATTCACCGAGAAAAACTACAACAGCTTCGTGCTGCAGAACCTGAACAAACAGAGAAAACGCAAAGAGTACTGGGACATGGCCCTGACTGTGGACCACCATGTCTTCTTTGCACATCGCAATGTGCTGGCCGCGGTCTCTCCACTGGTGAAGAGTCTCATCTCCAACCACGACATGAAGACCACTGATGAGCTCTTTATCACCATTGACCCCAACTACCTGAGTCCGACCACGGTGGACCAGCTCCTGGACTACTTCTACAGCGGAAAGGTGGTAATCTCAGAGCAGAATGTGGAGGAGCTGCTTCGTGGGGCCCACTATTTCAACACACCACGCCTTCGAATTCACTGCAGTGACTTCCTGATTAAGTCCATCCGCCGTGCCAACTGCTTGCGCTACCTCTTCTTGGCTGAGTTGTTTGAGCTCAAAGAGGTATCAGACTTGGCCTACTCTGGCATTCGTGACAACTTCCACTACTGGGCCAGTCCTGAGGCCTCCATGCACTTCTTGCGCTGTCCACCTGTCATCTTCGGCCGCCTGCTCCGAGATGAAAACTTGCATGTGCTCAATGAGGACCAGGCTCTCAGTGCACTCATCAATTGGGTATCCTTCCGGAAGGATGAGCGGGAGAAGTATTTCAAGAAGTTCTTCAATTACATCAATCTTAATGCTGTCTCCACCAAGACACTGATGTATGCTAGCAACAAGCTGATGGGCATGGAGAACAGCTCAGCCCACGCAACCCTGATTGAGAGTGTCCTTGTGGACCGCAGGCAGGAGAGGCCAACCAGCCTGCTGAGCTACCAGCGGAAAGGGGCCCTGCTTGATTCGGTGGTCATCCTAGGTGGCCAAAAGGCCCACGGCAAGTTCAACGATGGAGTGTTTGCTTATATCATTCAGGAGAACCTGTGGTTGAAGCTCTCAGAGATGCCCTATCGTGCAGCAGCACTCAGTGCCACCTCTGCTGGTCGCTACATCTACATCTCTGGTGGTACCACTGAGCAGATTTCAGGGCTGAAGACGGCTTGGCGGTATGACATGGATGACAACTGCTGGACCAAGTTGCCCGACCTGCCAATTGGGCTTGTCTTCCACACCATGGTGACCTGCGGGGGGACAGTGTACTCAGTGGGTGGGAGCATTGCCCCAAGGAGGTATGTCTCTAATATCTATCGCTATGATGAGCGCAAGGAGGCCTGGTGCCTGGCAGGGAAGATGAGCATCCCTATGGACGGCACAGCCGTGATCACCAAGGGTGACTGGAACCTGTACATTGTCACTGGGCGGTGCTTAGTTAAGGGCTACATCTCCCGGGTCGGGGTGGTGGACTGCTTTGACACCAACACTGGGGACGTGGTCCAGTGTATCACCTTCCCCATTGAGTTCAACCACCGGCCCCTGCTCTCTTTCCATCAGGACAACATCCTCTGCGTGTACAGCCACCGGCAGAGTGTGGAAATCAACCTGCAGAAGATAAAGGCCAACAAGACGACTACCTCAGTGCCTCTCCTGCCCAACAACTGCCCCTTGGATGTGTCCCATGCTATATGCTCCATTGGAGACAACAAGGTGTTCGTATGTGGAGGTGTCAGCACAGCCAGTGATGTCCAGACAAAGGACTACACCATCAATCCAAACGCCTACATGCTGGACCAAAACGCAGGCGAGTGGAAGACCCTGGCCCCCCCACCAGAGGCACTGGACTGTCCTGCCTGCTGTCTAGCCAAGCTACCTTGCAAGATTCTTCAAAGGATTTAA